The Brassica napus cultivar Da-Ae chromosome C1, Da-Ae, whole genome shotgun sequence DNA segment ATTGGGAAAATTTCTTCTGAGTTTGCTGAACTAGTGGCTAGGAAATGCGATATTGAAGGAGTGTCTCCATCTGCGTTTCAGATTAGATATGGAGGGTACAAAGGAGTAGTCGCTAAGGATCCAAACTCCTCAAAGAAACTGTCTTTGAGGAGTAGTATGAGAAAGTTCCATTCGGATCACACAAAACTGGATGTGTTGGCATGGACCAAGGAACAACCTTGTTTTCTAAACAGACAAATGATAACACTTTTGTCCACTTTGGGGGTTAGTGACAGTGTTTTTGAAAAGAAACACAAGGAAGTTGTGGATACGTTAGACTCCGTCTTAACTGACCCGATGAAGATTCTCTGTCTAATGCCTCCAAGGGAGCATACCAAATTTCTCAAGGATCTAGTCTCTTGTGGCATTAAACTCTCAGAGCCCTTTCTATCAATGATGCTTCACTACATCATAGAATCAAAACTGGTGGAACCATGTAGTAAGACCCGTATATGGATTTCCAAGGGTAGATCCATGATGGGTTGTATGGATGAAACGAATACGCTAGAATATGATGAGGTGTTCATGTAGTGTTCATATCAGagtcaaacacaaaatataagTCTCAAATCAATATCTAGTTCCACATCAAATCCTACTATCATGCAAGATTCCAAGTCGCCAAGAGAGCCATCCAACATAATAGAAAATGCTGTGTTCCGAAAAGTCCATGCTTGCGTACGAGGATTTCGTGTGCTTAAAGCTATTGAGGTGACTGGTTTGGTTCATATGACCGATTGCTAAGTTTCGAGTTCATATCACTGTCTTGGACTCATACACTGGTTTATATCATTTTTGCATAAAATCTGGATATTCTTTCACATACAGATGTGGTGGTATTTCGACTTCAAGCTCTGTTTTTGGGAAATCACCAGCTGCTGAGAACATGTTTGCCAGTTCAAGGCACTGTTTTCTCAGGGATTTATCGTCTTCTTTATTCACAAACACTTTATGAGATTTGAGATAATCCTATAGTGTTATTCATAGGTCAGTTCGCGAAATGCTCAGTGTTTTCCTGAAATTGATATAGCCAACAATTATGagttatttttaacaaaaaaataatctttagataaaaataacttgatttaaattttaaccTGGATGGTAATCTCACAATCCAAAACCTGAGGTTCCTTAATAGTGTTGTCCATTGGCTCATAAGTTTTTAGTGGGATAAGTTCTGGATCCCAGCTTACAAAATACAAATCCTCATCCAATGCTCTCTGAACTTTTGTCTGGATATGACCAATGCAATCAAACGAAAAGGATATTCAAACTGTGATTTTACATGTTCAGAGAGCCTATTAATCAAACACAAATTGTgtcaaattttattaatctgaAATTTTTAGATTGAACATGTTAAAATTACTACAAATATACTCCTATTGAATTTAATACTACAAAGAGTAGTGCATGTAGTtactaaatttaatattacaaagagtaatttttgaaagtatttcttattttattattttaaattaatttttattgttccaaaatgttacaaaatatataggTATGCAAACAAACAAGCAaagtaaattaattattaaaacctaaattaatatatatatatatatatatatatataatgtcgAACAAGATACATAATAATGTCATAGAGTTATACGATATATAACAAgtaaacaatatattaaaatgtttattataaaaactaaaattacatACATGTGCAGGGGCGCGGTCAAACTCTAATTTAAGTTATATATCATAGATATGTATGCGTCAATCTATGAATTAATATTAATGCTTTTGGACGGTCCACCTAGTTACACCGTAAGAACTCATATTGTAaatttaactagattttgacatgCGCTTAAAACACACaagttctttttttattatagacAAATTTTAACATGAATTAGTATTTTGTGATTGCTGTACAtgattattttacaaaattgtattatttcgaagaagaaaatttgtttaaaattatataatttatgaattagtttatttgagattctatatgtactttttaatataattctcTCTCTTAAGCCTAAACATTTACTTGAATACAAAAATAAACCCAATCGGATCGGGGTCCAGGGCTGACTGAATGAATTTAAAAAAGTAAGTTGAGTGATATTTATTTCTAGGTTTTCtcaattgttataattttaacatatggTATATATTTTCCAAAATCAACATGTGTAAATCCAGTATCATCGTACTTTTAGTATTACATGTATTtcatttacaaaacaaaaatagttgTAGAATAACAGTGTGATTTAGTCCCGAGGATGCATTCAAACTTGTAAATTTGATGTATAACATAAATgagttataaaataattgtcaCAATTTACGAATTTTAGTAAACTTAAAGCATAGTGTTTGTGGAATTTGAATCCTAATTAAAATCTTGTAGGCGTAGGGCTTTATGAGCTAATTAACACATAACTTATTCTGAAATATGAATTAACCGGTCGTCAGataatttcaagtattttttttttgtcacaaattttattaattcaaacttAAGGCGTTACAACATTTATAACCGGAGGTATGCTCGACGGTAAGATGAACAACAATAACACGGAAACAATAAAACCTAAGATAGAAGTGTTACAAGGAGAGACTAGCTCAAAGTAGAGAGATCCGCGGATAATCTTCACTTGAATCCTTGAAACCACAGCTCGAAAGAGCTTTAGATAGTCTGAAAAGACGTTGAAATACCCTAGTGAAAGGGGTTTGAAGAGGAGTGGGAAACCAACTGAGGCTAGCGCACCCGTCAAACGAAAGAAATCAGCTCTACAACCGTCTATATTGCCTCGGGAGACTATGTGAATCTCAATACATCCGAGTAGCAAAAAGATCGATAAGCGAGATGGTGAGGCAGTTGAAATTCTTTTCTTCTCCGATTCCATTGGTGAATTTAACAGTGAAACAAACAGCATGGTTGTCATTGTCATTTCAAGTATTTAATTTGTAGAACTTTACGTAGAGAAGAACGTCGCAGTAAGTGGGACTCACATGCATGCTGGACGAGGAGGATATCTTCAATATGTTACGCACTTTGTTTACGTCTGTTGGATTTGTTCGTCAATATTTTGACGTCCTCGTTAGTGGCGCATTGCTCACATACTCACATATAACAAAAGTTATTATGAAAGGTTGAACCATTTTGAGTAATCTTAGGTGAAGCCAACGACCAAGCACATATATAGCATCATATTTTTGGGGAAAAGGGGGCTTATACATAGCATCATTTTTTCCATTCCAAAACACTAAATTTGGTGTGATTTCATCTCTAATAGATCCATGGACGGATCCAAAACCTTATATAGTATGGGGAAAGCTTATATTATGAGACTCATATAGTAAATAATATTcaaactagattaagatccgcgccttgcgcgggataaacattatatatatataaattaatttatatattatatgttcttacatattatgaaataataaatatatattgaataattaaaagtcagtaactattacatatataattaaattggtgcgaacgaataaatcaattttattaatccaaacaattttattaaaaatttgataggatatgtaattaaatttaaatgatattaacatacatagtatatttttaatattaatgtctattaaatgatgctttctactcatatgtttttttgatcatgtgtatctttaatagcaaaaactttaaattactgataacaaaattttcattgtgcgattaataattttagtaatttataattttaaaaaatttatcaatgttagttcaaaacttttatcaaaaaaaattattcaaattaaattttgaaattaaaatatttatttattcaatatggtttatagtttaatttagaatgatatatatatacatatatattttaaatcttaatgattaattaaattaaacttttatttatatgattttgtaatcatttgtattttgtcataacaaaaattttaaaccatggatcgcaaaatttgaatgtgaaacttttaacagttttagtaatttatagtcgtttttt contains these protein-coding regions:
- the LOC125580300 gene encoding RNA-dependent RNA polymerase 1-like produces the protein MFAPRDGIKAEDIKSWMEDFGSIKNVAKYAARLGQSFGSSKETLTVKADDVELIPDVEIFSSGKRYVFSDGIGKISSEFAELVARKCDIEGVSPSAFQIRYGGYKGVVAKDPNSSKKLSLRSSMRKFHSDHTKLDVLAWTKEQPCFLNRQMITLLSTLGVSDSVFEKKHKEVVDTLDSVLTDPMKILCLMPPREHTKFLKDLVSCGIKLSEPFLSMMLHYIIESKLVEPCSKTRIWISKGRSMMGCMDETNTLEYDEVFM